A genomic region of Pseudoalteromonas piscicida contains the following coding sequences:
- a CDS encoding energy transducer TonB gives MENFIKSTLMTSVLFVSLTTGAFAKSEPNIHLSTIVNASVVERVAPQYPRNVALVGGEGWVTLSYIINEDGSVASPIVENSPGQKGFERATLRAIKRWQYSPATKDGKPIKQCKNSVMFSFNMSDAEEGASRGFVRSYRNINNLLDESKLVEAKEHVDKLAKKGRWNRYEEAYFNLVKARYFQLTAEPRQELEAHKGIIWHGKDIVKSELYANALINAIKLQTQLQEYKGALKNHKKLMELDGQDTYKSAVQPVIDEIVALIADKSKMLVIAAEIKNDDVWTHALVRPNFAIAEVSGALHTLEVRCDNQFSQFKFAENMQWNIPKSWGECNVVVFGEPNSSFKLIEVQS, from the coding sequence ATGGAAAATTTTATTAAATCTACTTTAATGACCTCTGTTTTATTCGTTTCACTCACAACAGGCGCATTTGCGAAAAGCGAGCCAAACATACATTTATCTACAATCGTAAATGCATCGGTTGTTGAAAGAGTTGCTCCTCAGTATCCACGTAACGTTGCGTTAGTCGGCGGGGAAGGCTGGGTTACGCTGAGTTATATCATCAATGAGGATGGTTCGGTGGCGTCTCCGATAGTGGAGAATTCACCTGGACAGAAAGGCTTCGAACGCGCTACACTGCGAGCAATCAAACGTTGGCAATATTCTCCAGCAACAAAAGATGGAAAGCCGATTAAGCAGTGCAAAAATAGTGTGATGTTTTCATTCAATATGTCAGATGCGGAAGAAGGAGCATCGCGAGGTTTTGTGAGAAGCTATCGCAACATCAATAACCTCCTTGATGAAAGTAAGCTAGTAGAAGCTAAAGAACATGTTGATAAACTGGCAAAAAAAGGTCGTTGGAATCGATATGAAGAAGCCTATTTTAACTTAGTAAAAGCGCGATACTTTCAACTAACAGCGGAACCTAGACAAGAACTTGAGGCGCATAAAGGGATCATCTGGCACGGCAAGGATATTGTTAAATCTGAACTCTACGCCAACGCCCTTATCAATGCAATTAAGCTCCAAACCCAGCTGCAGGAATATAAAGGAGCGCTGAAAAACCATAAAAAACTAATGGAGTTAGATGGACAAGACACTTACAAGTCAGCAGTTCAACCTGTTATAGATGAAATCGTTGCTTTAATAGCAGATAAGAGCAAGATGCTTGTTATTGCCGCTGAAATCAAAAATGATGATGTCTGGACGCACGCATTGGTCAGACCAAATTTCGCTATCGCTGAGGTTTCAGGCGCACTTCATACCCTTGAAGTACGATGTGATAACCAGTTTTCACAATTTAAATTTGCTGAAAATATGCAGTGGAATATACCGAAAAGTTGGGGTGAGTGTAATGTCGTGGTTTTTGGTGAGCCGAATAGCTCCTTTAAACTGATAGAAGTTCAATCGTAG
- a CDS encoding energy transducer TonB, whose product MENFIKSTLMTSVLFVSLTTGAFAKSEPNIHLSTIVNASVVERVAPQYPRNVALVGGEGWVTLSYIINEDGSVASPIVENSPGQKGFERATLRAIKRWQYSPATKDGKPIKQCKNSVMFSFNMSDAEEGASRGFVRSYRNINNLLDESKLVEAKEHVDKLAKKGRWNRYEEAYFNLVKARYFQLTAEPRQELEAHKGIIWHGKDIVKSELYANALINAIKLQTQLQEYKGAAPQGCGVR is encoded by the coding sequence ATGGAAAATTTTATTAAATCTACTTTAATGACCTCTGTTTTATTCGTTTCACTCACAACAGGCGCATTTGCGAAAAGCGAGCCAAACATACATTTATCTACAATCGTAAATGCATCGGTTGTTGAAAGAGTTGCTCCTCAGTATCCACGTAACGTTGCGTTAGTCGGCGGGGAAGGCTGGGTTACGCTGAGTTATATCATCAATGAGGATGGTTCGGTGGCGTCTCCGATAGTGGAGAATTCACCTGGACAGAAAGGCTTCGAACGCGCTACACTGCGAGCAATCAAACGTTGGCAATATTCTCCAGCAACAAAAGATGGAAAGCCGATTAAGCAGTGCAAAAATAGTGTGATGTTTTCATTCAATATGTCAGATGCGGAAGAAGGAGCATCGCGAGGTTTTGTGAGAAGCTATCGCAACATCAATAACCTCCTTGATGAAAGTAAGCTAGTAGAAGCTAAAGAACATGTTGATAAACTGGCAAAAAAAGGTCGTTGGAATCGATATGAAGAAGCCTATTTTAACTTAGTAAAAGCGCGATACTTTCAACTAACAGCGGAACCTAGACAAGAACTTGAGGCGCATAAAGGGATCATCTGGCACGGCAAGGATATTGTTAAATCTGAACTCTACGCCAACGCCCTTATCAATGCAATTAAGCTCCAAACCCAGCTGCAGGAATATAAAGGAGCTGCCCCACAAGGATGTGGGGTAAGGTGA